aataATTCCGATTCTTCGAATACACAGGGTGTTTCCTAAGTAATCTCAAATATTGTAGAGGGCGCTTTGTCactccattttacgacgaaaagttgttatgaaaatatatgataaatctTGTAGTTAATGTGATACAGGGCGTcgaattgttttattattttattagaagcAACAACATGTGTTaaacataaatgaaaaatagtacATTTCACAACATGCATTCAAAATGTGCACCAGCCAAATTGTTCGACTTCTAATGTCTTTTAAGACACCAGGATTGTTACATTATAGCCTTGTTTGATACCATATTTCATATCGGGGTGTGTAAATGAGTGATTTTAGATTTCCAcacaaaaatccaaaggattgtGTACAGGTAACCTAGGAGGCCACGTTATCTAAAAACTCGCACCTAGTCAGTAGGTAGCAAATGTTGAACACGTTGAACGTGATATGGatacaataaattatgtttttgaatATTCCAAATAGTTCTGTTTCTAACATTTACTTCATCAGCAATCTTTATGGTACTCGTTTCTGGATATTGGACTATAATTTGAAGAATCTGGTTTTCCAATTAAGTAGTTCTCACATTTTTCGGTCGTGCGATATGATTCTTCAATTTAGTAAAAGTTTCAGCTTCTTGCAAACGAATGTGTATCTTAGTAAATGTATCAGAACATGGTAAACGATTATTTGGATAACGCTGGGCATACATACGTTTAGCCACAAAGGCATTACCATTCGCTAATCCATACAAAAGTGCATATTAACCATTTCGGTAAGTAAATGCATTCATcgtatgataaaatttttttaatcgtttttttcatacaatattaattaattaattgtttaattttcgTACAACATAGAGATACTAATAAAATGggattttattttatcgttttagtaatgatttgaaaaaagttccaataattattttaagataTTGTTATCACGTAATCAATAATTCAACTTATAATTGTAAAGTATATCtactttataaattttgttattggctctcgtattaaaaatttttcgaaaattcttaattataaattgaaagagAAGTAACTGAATTGACATTGGTATTCATTTGGAATAAATGTTTGCATAACTATTAGGAACATCTTgtcctttttcttcaaatattaatattagtcTTTAAAATAGAGAACAAATAACAATGGATCAATCAACTGACTTTCTGCAATTATTAATACacttcaaataattatatttctaaagtTATTATACCTTGTTTCAAATAGTTTAAACAaaccattatttataaaaaaattatattagtatTCAGTTCAACAAGTGGCAACTCAGCAAGTAATCAGCTGATTATGACATGATATTCGGATTTAAAATaaagctaaaaataaaaagctgaATAATTTGTAAATGATAACTGTTCAGTTTGTGACCTATTATTTTCTCCTATAAATTACTTTGATTATTAactatttatcaataataaatttatacaatcagttaaatgatttttttaagctATAGAACAGTTTGTAAAGCGGCGTTTGCTTGTCGTGCATTGACAGTCGCATCGAATACAACTAAAATGTCTAATCctgaaaattataaagaagCATCATCGATATATGAATTTAGtgctaaaaatataaaaggTGAAGTTGTATCTTTAGAAAAATACCGTGGGCATGTTTGTATTATAGTTAATGTAGCTTCACAGTGTGGTTATACCAAAAATAATTATGCAGAGCTTAACCAACTTTTTGAGGAATATGGGGATTCCAAAGGCTTACGAATTCTAGCTTTTCCCTGTAATCAATTCGCTAATGAAGAACCAGGAGATAATGACCAGATTTGTCAGTTTGTTCAAAGCAAAAACGTCAAGTTTGACGTTTTCCAGAAAGTAAATGTTAATGGTAATGATGCTCATCCACTTTGGAATTATTTGAAGTATAAGCAAGGAGGTACGTTGGGTGATTTTATTAAATGGAATTTCACGAAGTTTATTGTGAATAAGGATGGGCAACCAGTTGAGAGACATGGTCCGAATACAAACCCAAAGGATTTAGTGAAGTTCCTTGAAAAGTATTGGTAGTATTtatgaatgtattttttcaatattaagtctatgtattgattttttttgttttcaagatTTGTTAGATATAgagaacttttttttatttaaaaggcaCATACTTTCTACTGACTGTTATTCAAGATTAACCATGTAATCCGTCTGTAAATATTTAGGTGGCAAAAGTAATAAacttattaaaatgaattttaaatatcCTTAACCTTTTACTTTTTGTCTGTATTATGATATGTATCCACAAGActctaaaataaacattatgaataaatttgaaaccaATTGTTTATATTCATGATTAATTTGAAAGCTGATAAAGCTCTTCAACCTGCCAAATCAGTATATTTCTTATGTTTAGTTAATTTATTGGAAAACACATGTTTAAGGATATTACTTGAAATATCTAAAACTTTTGCAATGAATCCAATAATGTTATAATATGTAAATACCATCAGATATAATTAACAAGCCATTATTCCTAATGCTAATGCTTCCTCAGTAGTAAATAATGTAACTGTAAGTAGAAGCAAATCACTTGGGTATTGAATCATGAAAAATGaagtcatttttgaaatatttgaaccCTATAACTGCTTCAGttatatatttggaatatataaaaatatctgatcCATTTTCAAAGCACCCAGTTTTTGAATCTATTATTGTTCTTTGTAAAAATTACACCACTCCCTCAGCATCCAAATTGTCCAGTTACGCACGTAGTGAAACAAAATGAACAAAGTTCCTTGctcaaataaaattgaatgttataatttttaaaaaactaatgataGAGGTCAAATGATAATCAGAAGCATGCTACCATGAACTGGTATAAGCTGCTTCGGAAACActctttttacttattttaagtTCCATCTTTTATTGTTACATTCATCAATTaagaagagaaaacaaaaattcaaaagaaatatttacaaatgaGCTAATAAAGAATAAACGTTGTAAAAATTTATGAGCACAGAAAAAAAGATTACTGAAAAGGAAAGGTATAACATATCCTATAATAGTTTGTTGATTTAATACCAGAGAATATTATGTTTGGGTATTGAATTCATAAACTATTGATATACAATTATGAGGCTATACACAAGTGCAGGCAGTATCCTATTTTCTTGGTAGGTCATATAGAAATCAATAAGCTATCATCTAGGACCATAATTTACTAATTAAAGGCCAATATTAGATTATCAATATCATAAATAATGGATACATAAAACAactgataaaatattcaaaacatagTTCAAACTAATTAATAGAACCTGGATTTTGTGACCAGAAGTtactagaataaaaaataatttgagaaaaaatgcATTAGgaagacttttaaaattatattcaaaggCAGTAGAACCTTGCCGATTGgcttttgaattatttttttgcaagAAACCCATTTATTGCCATTTATACTACTAGGAATAGTGATATCACTAGGTTTATCAAAACTGGCCATTTTGCTGTGAAAAAGTGggacaaaatatataattattcaaaaacatgCATGAATTCTTACGATTTAACAATAAATGGAATTTGACAAACATGCATGAATTCTTACGATTTAACAATAAATGGAATTTGACAATGATTATGTTATTTCATTCAACTTTGCTTTATCACAATTCAACAAGACttatcataattattaaaatttgtgataatttctGATATAAGTCTATGCTAGACGTGTACGCAAAGCCAACTAAAGTGTTCGATTGGGACTGAATCCGGCTCTGTACTCAACGACCATGATTTTGTTTCTTTAATCTCATCATTAAGTTCCAAAGTTAAATAGATAATTCAAATGAATCGATCGGTGACAATCGATTATGTGATCGAATCTAGTTTGAAATGTATGAAGTGTAAATATACCAAAGctgaaataactttattttgatattgttattataataagACATGGAGTAATTTCTTTGTTTGTCATGAGCCAAACGCTAGCAACCTCTAGGTGTTTCACTAAAACCTTCTGTTTCGAATGCAATTTCTTTCGCTACAGTAAACATGTTGTTACAGCTGTAGCCTCTATTCATAACAGTGTACTTTGGTTATTAGCCTGGAAAATGTTTAATTGTTTAGTGACAGATGGCTATAAAATTTCACAGCAAAATCgcaactgaaacttataattcATTGAAAGAAGCGTATGATAGTGAATGTTTATCACGAGCACGcgtttttgagaaatataagCATTTTTCTGATGGTCGAGAAGATGATTTTCGCCCGGTACGTCCTACCATGTCAAAAACGGACAATATAGAAAAAATCGGTCATCTCATATCTAACTTTATAACAGTGTATTAGATTTCATGATTAATTCAAACCAGAGCTGAACTTATATAAAATCTAATATCCAATATTTCGTAAACACTTTGATAGCGTAAGTATTTACCTTAATGCTATCTATCATTATGCTATTGAGAAATGATTCAAGTGGCATTTATTTGATtgtaatattgtaaataaatgttGTAATCGGTTTCTActttaaaactgaaatattgtAGACAATTGATCTCAAAATTAAATATCCCTACtagataaaatgtttttaggtatattaaattatttgttctaGATAACAAatggtttttgatattttcttgtaaGAAACTCTCTTCTATCTACATCTTAATACAATGATGTAAGATGTTTAAGTAAACTAAATTACGCTTCTTTATTTCTGATCAGTgtcataataataatgtaatccAAAATAACCTACATAATTAATTTGCAAAACccataaaaaattacattattacCATTAGCAGTTATTACTAGTTATTAAATCAAAGACATTTAATTTAGTCATGTAAAATGGAATAtgctttttcaataaattatatgtcacttattgaaagaaaattatgcgaagtattaaaaaaagttgcCAGCGCACAATAATTCTCAGTTAAAATAGGTACAAGCAACTGTTTAATATTTGCTTTTTCCATAtttgtaatacttctatataaGTTGCTATAATTGGAAGCTTTTCCGACTAAagaagacagaatggcaacgatttctctatcctccgaggttccagctcggttctgcgcattctcaaccatgcgcagtatagataaagtgacTCGAACGAGATTTATGGCTTTTTCACTTAGTAACTAAAGACTACAACACTGGTAGAAGTGAGAGGGCGCTCATTGACACGTCATGAGAGAACAACAAAAATGTGTTGTAATCCCAGTAATCACAGACAACTTATAGTACTACTTTGGTAGAAGCTTTTAGGTATATTACCACAAATATAACAATCTCCGGACAAATACAGGTCTATAGGTTATTTTAAGacataacaaaaatgttattaagaatTATAATAGATATCCTTAAAGCGGTACACAGAATGAACGCGAGCAAGACGCGCTTTAGACGTTCATTAATGTCGAAGATAGTTCAACTTTTTGAGAAACAGTGATAACGCAAACAATAATCGAGCTTGTACGCGTTCTTGACTTCGAAGTTAaccaattttttactttttacgcTGCTCatgaatatttagaatatttagaaatagaaTTTTATATTCTGGGTGGCAATGTTCGTCTCGCCatctattctcataaaaaaagactcataaacttttttgttgtgtttttacCCAAGAGGAAACTACACGAAGGCataattttggtttctttttatTGCACTACCACTGAAGACGTGTAACGTCCTGAGTGAGAGGGGATGAGACATTACAGCTCATTTGATCGTTTTTAAAAGGGTGCTTCTTGTGGGCCCttccatttatttaaaaacttcgaTGATACTAATCACATTTTTAACGTCTTGTTTAGGATTTGATCAGAGGAACGCGGAGGCATTTGGGACCCCCCTTCCGCCTCTCTGTTAGTCCAACACTGCCACTACGACTTTTTCAGATCTATTGTAGTCTTCTAAAATCTATACACTGAATATTTCTTGTATGTCCtcacaattaaatttttaaaactctGAGAACCGCACGTTTGATAAACTATCGCAGTGGCATCTTCTCCGTAATGTCTTCTTCTGATTAACAGactcattttttttctctaatctTCAACTGATGCATTTCTTAATTATAAGCTAGAGTTGTATTTCACTCATTTATTGGTAACCGCTTTAATTATAGAATTTGCAACGCTGCAAAGGTTCAGGTTCACTGAATAGTTTCGCACGCAGCTTGTTTGGCCATTTCGTTGCTCTTCATTACGGCCATTTAGCGTGTTTGTAGCACAAATATCATACTAGTTATTTCTGCCTAGAAAATTGTAACGATCCTAGTTAGATTTTCTGGAAAAGTTGTTATATTAGTGCCACTACCCTTTGGTGCCACGCAGCTCGGAGACTTTGAGACATAGATCTTGTTTAATCTGTCGTACCagttaatagttatttttctatACCTTGTAAATGCAGTTATGGGTTGTCTCACTACGTTTTCCGCTTTCAGCACCACAATTAACTTTCTATATCTCGCACTAagcttataatttattaatacgTGCAGTACAGCTTTTACGTAGCTTTTTACGAAAATGTAAAGAGGAAGAAGTTTCAGCAAGACTTCTATAGCAGCAGTGAGAGTAGTTCTTATGATTCCCAGTTATATTCTTTGTGTGTTTATTGTAGCTTGTAGCTCTCAAGAAGGTATATTAAAGATTATTGAACGAAATCTAAATAAACTGGctataatttcaaagtaaataaaactCATAATACCACCGTAAAAGATggaaacatttataaaatagatgTACATGTATTTCAAGGAAAAACCTTGAATAATGTATGGTTATATTATGAAGCTTTAGAAATAATTGTACAGAATTAATTTTCTCTGgatatttccatgaaaaaaatttatttcaacgtACTGTTTCATTATTAATTCATTCAAGAAAGAATAAACGAGAATTATTTAATCTCATCGAAGTAGCTACTTGCACGCTATTGACGatttaataacgaaaaatttttatcgatattaaaaaaaactacataTTAATAATACCTGATAGCAGTAGAAAACTATTTCTATACGACTCTAATGATAATTCGACATTTTGGTTCATCagttggaaaatttattaaacacaTTTTGTATTACAGAACATGATGCAGATcaataactaattaaaaattgaaattaagaatttaatataaaacaaactcACAAATCATGAGAGAGAAAAGTTCTTTTCCTTGCATTGAAGTATTCCTgtcttttaaaagatttttttaaaataaaatagttaatagTGATATGTGTACAATTTTGTCTTGTTAAATCCACAATGGAATTTCTTCTtggtcaattttattttaacgatTGATTACATATATTGTGACCATTTCAATGAAGAGTTCGAGTGAATCAATAGAGTTAACGGTACTGCATAGCTAtccttcatatttttaaatacttcaCGAATATTTCTGGGTATATCTAGagttaataaaaaacaatgtagAATGATTTTTTGATCTGTGTCTTGTAGACTTTCAGGTTGTGTTAAAAATACTTTCGATTTCAAATAACCCAATAGAAAGAAATTTAACGGGTTTGAATTGGGTTACCGAACTGACTACTCCACAGGTCCCTTCCTTCTAccctaaaaaaaatattcggaTTTTTAAATACTGGTAGCTTAAATTACGGTGGTATACGATCTTTTTGAAAACACCGTCCTTGCTCTAAAATGTTGTTGTCGTCGAATAAAGACAAGACAATTAGTGCGTTCTACTAAGCACTCACGACAATTACGTTCACGAACACGATCTTTCCCATTCCATTTAGTCCACACCGTTGTAATCGAAAACCTAACTGGAACTAAACTTATCAATCTctataatagtttattatgcccttttTGAGTTGCATCTTCGATATCCCCTTTTGGGGTACGTGTTGTGCGTCTCAATTTgaacgaatcttcaaactacaagaGAGATCTGTTAGATATTAGACTAAATAGTAGAACTCACTACCGGGATTGTTTAGaggattcaaaatattgactgTGCGTTCCTTATtaatctttgaatccgtttgcctaatccgtaagcacgcttctcctgTTTAACAAAGTTTATTTCATAGCTATCAACtcaggaacgcggagcacgttCTTCATCTACCaacttcacgttcagaattagttaagcgGTGAGTACTATACAATGCGAAAATATCATTTgcatataagaaaaaaatacacaaagAACGAGTAACATACTGCATGAAACATGCAAAAATAATAGAGTACAGCGAATTAAGTACGATTATAGTCGTAATCTGTGCACTTGACAACATTGAGATTAGTAGAGAGATCCACggcaaaaagaaataatttttctgattCTGAAATAGTACTTTGGatgacattattttataaatcatgTTGTCACAAGTAGTCGTAAATATAATTGCCCTTAGAGGTGAAAATCTAAGACAGACTAAGATCTCTGAAGTAATCGAGTTGGAACGAATTACTACTACAATGTATacacatatttaatattttccaaagataattattagaagaaaactaaataactCCCCCTAGTAggtgtattatttattatgtaattaTTAATCTTGTGTGGAAAAGAGATGTTTcaagaaaagtaattttatgaataatattattaagtagataaactaatatttcattataatgtttttctcgTGACTGTCATTTAAAGATTTTCTAATATATGGTAAACAATCACTCATATTGGGACACTCGGTACATATTTCAGCTGGATGTATACTTCTACATCAAAGTAATGACTATTTCCATATATTGACATTTATATGGCGGGCAGACAGCAGGATATCGGccaatttttctcaaaatttaatgGGGCCTTTAATAAAAAAGAGAGTCAACATTGTTGGTGAACGCCCACACCATGTGAAAAACACGCATCACGACGCTGGTTGGTctgcaaatttttttggtaaCTGATAACTATAATTAATATGGTTACTCAAACAGTTATGAACGTGTTTTATATCTGCAATAACTGAAATGAAAGTGATTTGCtatcatattttgtataatttttatacaatattttatgtttatcaaaatatctaaCTTCCAATGAAATGACTATGAACTAATTGCTGTTCTACATCCAAAGAGTGATTCGTACCAATCGATTATTCTACCTAAATTTATAGTCAAGAGGCAAGCTGACTCTAAATAGGTTAGTCTCAAATATACAGGATaactcattaaaaaaaaacaccctGGAAAAGTAAActagttttgaatttttaaaatgatcgtCCGGGATTCTTGATTTTTAatatccgttttttttttatgagaaataGTCTTATCTGACTTATGATTTTAATGGTCGTTATTCTAAAGTTGAGATTCTTTTTCTTGGAAAACTTTTTGCTTTAACTCTTTGAAGAGAATAGTGAGTGGTGTGCCATTTTTTCAATCTGAAGGTCATTGTAAACGTTTTTCTCAGACTATCAACACTGACACTgacctaaattttttttcacttctcCACCCTATGTCTTTATAATGACTACTTTTCGCGATTAAATGCCATTCTCATTTGGCCACCTGATACATAAATAAACAGCCGAAGCACTAAGCATATATGTCTTATAGTTAACTTAAGTTGACGTACATAAAGCACctctttcaatttaatatataatataatattaactacagtataattttttctatgttgaCAACTTCTAAAATAGTCAAATGATTTGTGATGATAAGCTGAAGATAAGATAAtgttactattaaaaaaataacaaagttatactagtatcaaaaattagatggaatttatttcaataataatttaagtgCTTCCATTATTTTggttgtttgtttgttgtttttacaatttattattaataattacaaacaaTGATagttaatttgttataatttaaaatttgtgtaGGTAGTATTTCATCAGTTAAGATGTTTATGAAATGTATTGatgtaaataaatcaacaaaatagacaatatttaatatttaattcgaAACTGTGCATGacaaactaaaattaatttttctatttttcgtcATCATTCTACTTTACTTTGTAATTTGCAATTTGTTCGGCCCTGTACAATAAATTAATCGATTCAGTAACATTTAACGATTCGAAACAATAACCGATATCGAGAAACGTCACATCGCTGTACCTCCACCCACTTTATGTAGACACGCAGCATATGAAGTAGTGCGAATGCGCAGGTCACATGTTTGGTGATAAgtgaaaattatgttattttttaccGGTGTCACCGTGGTATTAACATTAACAACAGATGCAGTAACCTTGGCGGAAAAACAGTTTTGTTCCAGTGATAGAATTGATAGTGTTGACGGCTCTTGTTCACAAGTCAAAATGTCTAGTCCAGACAGTTACAAGTCTGCCAAATCTATCTACGAATTTACAGCGAATGATATCAAAGGAAACCCAGTTTCTCTGGAAAAATATAAAGGTCATGTATGTATAATTGTAAACGTAGCTTCTCAATGTGGTTATACAAAGAATAACTACGCAGAATTAGTAGAGCTATATGAACAATATTCAGAATCTAAAGGTTTAAGAATACTCGCTTTTCCTTGCAACCAATTTGCAGGACAGGAGCCAGGAACTAACGAAGAAATTTGCCAATTCATGCAaagtaaaaatgttaaattcgaCATGTTTGAGAAAGTAAATGTGAATGGTAACGATGCTCATCCGTTATGGAAGTATTTAAAGCATGTACAGGGTGGTACTCTGGGAGATTTTATTAAGTGGAACTTTACCAAATTTATTATCGACAAAAATGGGGTACCAGTTGAAAGGCATGGACCAAGCACTAATCCAAAAGATTTGGTT
The window above is part of the Diorhabda sublineata isolate icDioSubl1.1 chromosome 3, icDioSubl1.1, whole genome shotgun sequence genome. Proteins encoded here:
- the LOC130442061 gene encoding uncharacterized protein LOC130442061, with the protein product MIFLSYRTVCKAAFACRALTVASNTTKMSNPENYKEASSIYEFSAKNIKGEVVSLEKYRGHVCIIVNVASQCGYTKNNYAELNQLFEEYGDSKGLRILAFPCNQFANEEPGDNDQICQFVQSKNVKFDVFQKVNVNGNDAHPLWNYLKYKQGGTLGDFIKWNFTKFIVNKDGQPVERHGPNTNPKDLVKFLEKYW
- the LOC130442060 gene encoding uncharacterized protein LOC130442060: MLFFTGVTVVLTLTTDAVTLAEKQFCSSDRIDSVDGSCSQVKMSSPDSYKSAKSIYEFTANDIKGNPVSLEKYKGHVCIIVNVASQCGYTKNNYAELVELYEQYSESKGLRILAFPCNQFAGQEPGTNEEICQFMQSKNVKFDMFEKVNVNGNDAHPLWKYLKHVQGGTLGDFIKWNFTKFIIDKNGVPVERHGPSTNPKDLVKSLEKYW